A genomic stretch from Pomacea canaliculata isolate SZHN2017 linkage group LG2, ASM307304v1, whole genome shotgun sequence includes:
- the LOC112556150 gene encoding uncharacterized protein LOC112556150 isoform X2 has protein sequence MNNADDRWNDVNISRSGPEFRYYQKVIPTGPQDVTLKELANASPCYDGHLYLNNTCLEVVPDPPVFVNWSQARSICSQKFGRLAVLDSPILESILSKLPNFGLKKNYYIDIVRRSDGVLIWGATGGVCSLQRPPWYNGQPDNYKLGSAPENCGNIEDTATSYRYLDVPCNLSRGYICQYAPWVHYVW, from the exons ATGAACAATGCAGACGACAGGTGGAACGATGTGAACATTTCGAGGTCCGGTCCCGAGTTCCGCTATTACCAGAAGGTCATCCCGACAGGTCCGCAG GATGTTACTCTGAAGGAACTCGCAAATG CATCCCCTTGCTACGATGGTCACCTGTACCTGAATAACACCTGCCTGGAGGTGGTGCCAGATCCTCCAGTCTTTGTCAACTGGTCCCAGGCGCGCTCCATCTGTAGCCAGAAATTCGGCCGCTTGGCCGTTCTTGATTCTCCTATTCTAGAGAGCATTCTGAGCAAACTGCCAAACTTCGGGCTCAAAAAGAACTACTACATCG ATATTGTCCGCAGGTCTGATGGTGTTCTAATCTGGGGCGCGACAGGAGGAGTCTGCAGTCTACAACGACCTCCATGGTACAACGGTCAGCCGGACAACTACAAGCTCGGAAGTG CCCCCGAAAACTGTggaaacatagaagacacagcCACAAGTTACCGGTACTTGGACGTGCCCTGTAACCTTTCCCGCGGCTACATCTGTCAGTACG CTCCATGGGTTCACTATGTGTGGTGA
- the LOC112556150 gene encoding uncharacterized protein LOC112556150 isoform X1, giving the protein MNNADDRWNDVNISRSGPEFRYYQKVIPTGPQDVTLKELANASPCYDGHLYLNNTCLEVVPDPPVFVNWSQARSICSQKFGRLAVLDSPILESILSKLPNFGLKKNYYIDIVRRSDGVLIWGATGGVCSLQRPPWYNGQPDNYKLGSAPENCGNIEDTATSYRYLDVPCNLSRGYICQYGKSSVRRSLT; this is encoded by the exons ATGAACAATGCAGACGACAGGTGGAACGATGTGAACATTTCGAGGTCCGGTCCCGAGTTCCGCTATTACCAGAAGGTCATCCCGACAGGTCCGCAG GATGTTACTCTGAAGGAACTCGCAAATG CATCCCCTTGCTACGATGGTCACCTGTACCTGAATAACACCTGCCTGGAGGTGGTGCCAGATCCTCCAGTCTTTGTCAACTGGTCCCAGGCGCGCTCCATCTGTAGCCAGAAATTCGGCCGCTTGGCCGTTCTTGATTCTCCTATTCTAGAGAGCATTCTGAGCAAACTGCCAAACTTCGGGCTCAAAAAGAACTACTACATCG ATATTGTCCGCAGGTCTGATGGTGTTCTAATCTGGGGCGCGACAGGAGGAGTCTGCAGTCTACAACGACCTCCATGGTACAACGGTCAGCCGGACAACTACAAGCTCGGAAGTG CCCCCGAAAACTGTggaaacatagaagacacagcCACAAGTTACCGGTACTTGGACGTGCCCTGTAACCTTTCCCGCGGCTACATCTGTCAGTACGGTAAGTCCTCAGTCCGCAGAAGCCTAACCTAG